A genomic region of Mus musculus strain C57BL/6J chromosome 7, GRCm38.p6 C57BL/6J contains the following coding sequences:
- the Zfp93 gene encoding zinc finger protein 235 isoform X1, giving the protein MTKLQEMVTFRDVAVVFSEEELGLLDAAQRKLYHDVMLENFRNLLAVGCQSPNKMAPLDTTGIRCLPLGQLPCWQMTSHDVNKLARAPEDGINTPGKGPHLLEQCHSSCHWGAEQPSQAPEDDGCLENLPSNHSSSSDNQEFLSGRAQSSWSKAHFSERWNHEKHCPQTLVKTKSQLLAPGVNILGCISHHDHNILHKRDKVPSSGDCDQVIFPMTLLTQHCVYREQKAYQCSRGQEVFSDSPSLELHQQTLLGKKSPVHSTHKDTRHSPSVPIQPSVHPGRKRYWCHECGKGFRQSSALQTHQRVHTGEKPYRCDSCGKGFSRSSDLNIHRRVHTGEKPYKCEVCGKGFTQWAHLQAHERIHTGEKPYKCGDCGKRFSCSSNLHTHQRVHTEEKPYECNECGKRFSLSGNLDIHQRVHTGEKPYKCEECGKGFSSASSFQSHQRVHTGEKPFHCSVCGKNFSRSSHFLDHQRIHTGEKPYRCEVCGKRFPWSLSLHSHQSVHTGKKPYKCGECGKGFSHASSLQAHHSVHTGEKPFKCNVCQKQFSKTSNLQAHQRVHTGEKPYKCDTCGKAFSQKSSLQVHQRIHTGEKPFKCEECGKEFRWSVGLSSHQRVHTGEKPYTCQQCGKGFSQASYFHMHQRVHTI; this is encoded by the exons ATGACCAAGTTACAG GAGATGGTGACCTTCAGGGATGTGGCTGTTGTCTTCAGCGAGGAGGAGCTGGGGCTGCTGGACGCTGCTCAGAGGAAGCTGTACCacgatgtgatgctggagaactTCAGGAACCTCCTGGCAGTGG GATGCCAGAGTCCAAATAAGATGGCGCCTCTTGACACAACAGGAATAAGGTGCCTTCCATTGGGGCAGCTTCCATGTTGGCAAATGACCAGCCATGATGTCAACAAACTAGCCAGAGCTCCAGAAGATGGAATAAACACTCCAGGAAAGGGTCCTCACCTCCTGGAGCAGTGCCACTCCTCCTGCCACTGGGGAGCAGAGCAGCCTTCTCAGGCCCCCGAGGATGACGGCTGTCTGGAGAATCTCCCAAGCAATCATTCCAGCAGTAGTGACAATCAGGAATTTCTCTCTGGGAGGGCTCAGAGTTCTTGGAGTAAGGCACACTTTAGTGAGAGATGGAACCATGAGAAacactgtcctcagactctggtGAAAACGAAGTCTCAGCTGTTGGCTCCAGGTGTTAACATTCTGGGTTGCATTTCCCACCACGATCACAATATACTGCATAAAAGAGATAAAGTCCCCAGCAGCGGTGACTGTGATCAAGTCATTTTTCCCATGACGCTCCTCACCCAGCATTGTGTTTATAGAGAACAGAAGGCCTACCAGTGCAGCAGGGGCCAAGAAGTCTTCAGTGACAGCCCTAGTCTGGAACTTCATCAACAGACCCTCTTAGGAAAGAAGTCCCCTGTGCATAGTACTCACAAGGACACCAGGCATAGCCCCAGTGTCCCCATTCAACCAAGTGTTCATCCAGGAAGAAAGCGCTACTGGTGTCATGAGTGTGGCAAAGGTTTCCGTCAGAGCTCAGcacttcagactcaccagagagTGCACACAGGGGAGAAGCCCTACAGGTGCGACAGCTGTGGGAAGGGCTTCAGCCGCAGCTCGGATCTCAACATCCACCGCCGAgtgcacactggagagaaaccttacaagtgTGAGGTGTGTGGGAAGGGCTTCACACAGTGGGCACACCTCCAGGCCCACGAGAGaattcacacaggagagaagccataTAAGTGTGGAGACTGTGGCAAGCGCTTCAGCTGTAGCTCGAACCTCCACACCCACCAGAGAGTCCACACTGAGGAGAAACCTTATGAGTGTAATGAGTGTGGGAAGCGCTTCAGCTTAAGTGGCAACCTAGACATCCATCAGCgggtccacacaggagagaagccataTAAATGTGAAGAGTGTGGGAAGGGTTTCAGTTCAGCCTCAAGCTTCCAAAGCCACCAGAGGGTCCATACCGGAGAGAAGCCATTTCACTGCAGTGTCTGTGGGAAGAACTTCAGTCGGAGCTCACATTTTCTAGATCACCAAAGAATTCACACTGGGGAAAAACCGTATAGATGTGAAGTGTGTGGGAAGCGCTTCCCCTGGAGCTTGAGCCTTCATAGTCACCAGAGTGTGCACACAGGAAAGAAACCGTATAAATGTGGGGAGTGTGGGAAAGGCTTCAGTCATGCCTCCAGTCTGCAGGCCCATCACAGTGTCCACACCGGTGAAAAACCATTCAAATGCAATGTTTGCCAGAAGCAGTTCAGCAAGACCTCAAACCTCCAGGCCCACCAGAGGGTTCACACAGGGGAGAAGCCCTACAAATGCGACacgtgtgggaaagccttcagccAGAAGTCCAGTCTCCAAGTCCATCAGAGAAttcacactggggagaagccgTTCAAGTGTGAGGAGTGTGGGAAGGAATTCAGATGGAGCGTGGGGCTGAGTTCTCACCAGagggtccacacaggagagaaaccctacacgTGTCAGCAGTGTGGGAAAGGTTTCAGTCAGGCCTCATATTTCCATATGCACCAGAGGGTCCACACTATATAG
- the Zfp93 gene encoding zinc finger protein 235 isoform 1 (isoform 1 is encoded by transcript variant 1), translating into MLGSLLPRALPCLKEKRTMTKLQEMVTFRDVAVVFSEEELGLLDAAQRKLYHDVMLENFRNLLAVGCQSPNKMAPLDTTGIRCLPLGQLPCWQMTSHDVNKLARAPEDGINTPGKGPHLLEQCHSSCHWGAEQPSQAPEDDGCLENLPSNHSSSSDNQEFLSGRAQSSWSKAHFSERWNHEKHCPQTLVKTKSQLLAPGVNILGCISHHDHNILHKRDKVPSSGDCDQVIFPMTLLTQHCVYREQKAYQCSRGQEVFSDSPSLELHQQTLLGKKSPVHSTHKDTRHSPSVPIQPSVHPGRKRYWCHECGKGFRQSSALQTHQRVHTGEKPYRCDSCGKGFSRSSDLNIHRRVHTGEKPYKCEVCGKGFTQWAHLQAHERIHTGEKPYKCGDCGKRFSCSSNLHTHQRVHTEEKPYECNECGKRFSLSGNLDIHQRVHTGEKPYKCEECGKGFSSASSFQSHQRVHTGEKPFHCSVCGKNFSRSSHFLDHQRIHTGEKPYRCEVCGKRFPWSLSLHSHQSVHTGKKPYKCGECGKGFSHASSLQAHHSVHTGEKPFKCNVCQKQFSKTSNLQAHQRVHTGEKPYKCDTCGKAFSQKSSLQVHQRIHTGEKPFKCEECGKEFRWSVGLSSHQRVHTGEKPYTCQQCGKGFSQASYFHMHQRVHTI; encoded by the exons CTTGCTTCCCAGAGCCCTGCCTTGTCTCAAAGAGAAGAGAACAATGACCAAGTTACAG GAGATGGTGACCTTCAGGGATGTGGCTGTTGTCTTCAGCGAGGAGGAGCTGGGGCTGCTGGACGCTGCTCAGAGGAAGCTGTACCacgatgtgatgctggagaactTCAGGAACCTCCTGGCAGTGG GATGCCAGAGTCCAAATAAGATGGCGCCTCTTGACACAACAGGAATAAGGTGCCTTCCATTGGGGCAGCTTCCATGTTGGCAAATGACCAGCCATGATGTCAACAAACTAGCCAGAGCTCCAGAAGATGGAATAAACACTCCAGGAAAGGGTCCTCACCTCCTGGAGCAGTGCCACTCCTCCTGCCACTGGGGAGCAGAGCAGCCTTCTCAGGCCCCCGAGGATGACGGCTGTCTGGAGAATCTCCCAAGCAATCATTCCAGCAGTAGTGACAATCAGGAATTTCTCTCTGGGAGGGCTCAGAGTTCTTGGAGTAAGGCACACTTTAGTGAGAGATGGAACCATGAGAAacactgtcctcagactctggtGAAAACGAAGTCTCAGCTGTTGGCTCCAGGTGTTAACATTCTGGGTTGCATTTCCCACCACGATCACAATATACTGCATAAAAGAGATAAAGTCCCCAGCAGCGGTGACTGTGATCAAGTCATTTTTCCCATGACGCTCCTCACCCAGCATTGTGTTTATAGAGAACAGAAGGCCTACCAGTGCAGCAGGGGCCAAGAAGTCTTCAGTGACAGCCCTAGTCTGGAACTTCATCAACAGACCCTCTTAGGAAAGAAGTCCCCTGTGCATAGTACTCACAAGGACACCAGGCATAGCCCCAGTGTCCCCATTCAACCAAGTGTTCATCCAGGAAGAAAGCGCTACTGGTGTCATGAGTGTGGCAAAGGTTTCCGTCAGAGCTCAGcacttcagactcaccagagagTGCACACAGGGGAGAAGCCCTACAGGTGCGACAGCTGTGGGAAGGGCTTCAGCCGCAGCTCGGATCTCAACATCCACCGCCGAgtgcacactggagagaaaccttacaagtgTGAGGTGTGTGGGAAGGGCTTCACACAGTGGGCACACCTCCAGGCCCACGAGAGaattcacacaggagagaagccataTAAGTGTGGAGACTGTGGCAAGCGCTTCAGCTGTAGCTCGAACCTCCACACCCACCAGAGAGTCCACACTGAGGAGAAACCTTATGAGTGTAATGAGTGTGGGAAGCGCTTCAGCTTAAGTGGCAACCTAGACATCCATCAGCgggtccacacaggagagaagccataTAAATGTGAAGAGTGTGGGAAGGGTTTCAGTTCAGCCTCAAGCTTCCAAAGCCACCAGAGGGTCCATACCGGAGAGAAGCCATTTCACTGCAGTGTCTGTGGGAAGAACTTCAGTCGGAGCTCACATTTTCTAGATCACCAAAGAATTCACACTGGGGAAAAACCGTATAGATGTGAAGTGTGTGGGAAGCGCTTCCCCTGGAGCTTGAGCCTTCATAGTCACCAGAGTGTGCACACAGGAAAGAAACCGTATAAATGTGGGGAGTGTGGGAAAGGCTTCAGTCATGCCTCCAGTCTGCAGGCCCATCACAGTGTCCACACCGGTGAAAAACCATTCAAATGCAATGTTTGCCAGAAGCAGTTCAGCAAGACCTCAAACCTCCAGGCCCACCAGAGGGTTCACACAGGGGAGAAGCCCTACAAATGCGACacgtgtgggaaagccttcagccAGAAGTCCAGTCTCCAAGTCCATCAGAGAAttcacactggggagaagccgTTCAAGTGTGAGGAGTGTGGGAAGGAATTCAGATGGAGCGTGGGGCTGAGTTCTCACCAGagggtccacacaggagagaaaccctacacgTGTCAGCAGTGTGGGAAAGGTTTCAGTCAGGCCTCATATTTCCATATGCACCAGAGGGTCCACACTATATAG